From Bacillus sp. FSL K6-3431, the proteins below share one genomic window:
- a CDS encoding phage tail assembly chaperone produces the protein MSNFNAFMKGNVKEVENVSLKLDRFDEKILLRPLTSGEADKINDRCFVNKPGIKGRMERTFDVVRYNRGVCTASIIYPDLDDAALQESYGVRGAENLYSILFLLGEAAQILEKVSEISGLDTTIDEDIEEAKN, from the coding sequence ATGAGTAATTTTAATGCGTTTATGAAAGGTAATGTAAAAGAAGTAGAAAACGTCTCGTTGAAGCTTGATCGCTTTGATGAGAAGATTCTTTTACGCCCGCTTACTTCTGGTGAGGCTGATAAAATCAATGATAGGTGTTTCGTGAATAAGCCCGGAATCAAAGGGAGAATGGAACGTACCTTTGATGTTGTAAGATATAACCGAGGGGTTTGTACTGCCTCAATTATATATCCTGATTTAGACGATGCGGCTCTGCAAGAGTCTTACGGTGTGAGAGGTGCGGAGAATTTATATTCTATCCTATTCTTACTTGGTGAGGCTGCTCAAATTCTTGAAAAGGTCTCTGAGATCAGCGGTTTAGATACGACTATCGATGAAGATATAGAAGAAGCAAAAAACTAA